A single region of the Marmota flaviventris isolate mMarFla1 chromosome 10, mMarFla1.hap1, whole genome shotgun sequence genome encodes:
- the LOC114094107 gene encoding small ribosomal subunit protein uS4-like: protein MLTIIVYYFCDSTFLVTSTLWREVGTACPTKIESQQRSNIPVDHSRVCGKTYVISWRPFQKSCLHQELKLMGEYALQNKCKIWRAKFALMEIHKAAQELLVMGQEPRHLFEGNALLQQILVSC, encoded by the coding sequence ATGTTAACTATCATTGTTTATTATTTCTGTGACTCCACGTTCCTAGTAACAAGTACATTGTGGAGAGAAGTAGGGACAGCCTGTCCAACAAAAATAGAATCTCAGCAGCGGAGCAACATACCAGTGGACCATAGCAGAGTTTGTGGCAAAACATATGTGATTTCATGGAGACCCTTCCAGAAATCCTGCCTTCACCAAGAACTGAAGCTGATGGGTGAATATGCACTCCAAAACAAATGTAAGATCTGGAGGGCCAAATTTGCTCTGATGGAGATCCACAAGGCTGCCCAGGAGCTGTTGGTGATGGGCCAGGAACCTCGGCATCTGTTTGAAGGCAATGCCCTGTTGCAACAGATCCTTGTAAGTTGCTGA